The sequence GTCGGGGCTCGGGGAGCAGACCCACTTCCCGGCGTCGCTCATCAGCGTGCCCGTGGACATGTGCCTCCGCACGGCGCGGGAGGAGTCGCACGCCGTCATCTTCGGCGTCGTGGACGAGGTCCTCCGCAGGGCGCGCGTGGCGGCCGCCGACGTCGGCGTGCTCATCTTCAACTCCAGCCTGCTCAGCCCCACGCCGTCCTTCACGTCGCTCATCGCCAACCGCTACGGGATGCGGCGCGACGTGGTCAGCCACAACCTCAGCGGGATGGGGTGCAGCGCAGGCATCATCGCCATCGACCTCGCCAAGCGCCTGCTCCAGGTACACAACTCGATCTACTTGCTGTCATGCTAGCTCTAGCTGTTGCTGACGACTTAATGGTAATGGTGCTTTTAATGAAGGCCGACTTATTCGTGTTAGCAGGCAGTAGTACGAAATTACCAAAAAAAAGTAGGCAAGGTAAAAGTTTCAGCACACAAGCGGCTACCTATACCTCCTACTGCGTGCATCGCGTGCTCGGTTTATTACTACGTCAACCGTATGGCAGAGATAATGTTATTACCGCATGAGACGtcaagttatatatatatatatatatatatatatatatatatatatatatatatatatatatatatatatatatatatatatatatatatatatatatatatatatatatatatatatatatatatatatatatatacacaatgATTTCACCACGCGCTAGCTAGCATTCTGCTGTGCTTCCAGGCTGGTTTTATTTGGCAGATAATAATTTAGGTCCTGTTTGGTTTTGTGGCTAATTatgtcacactttgcctaaggttagtcgtttaaattgaagaactaaccttaggaaaaaaagttaggcaaagtgtggcaagttaggcagCGAACCAAACATGCTAATAATTAAACACATGTGGTTGCCAAGTAGTACAAGTATTATCATCTTACTATACCCTAATTCCCCGACAATTAATAATTAAACACGCATGCATCTTCTCGTCTTATGTTAAAACTAGCCAGTAGCTTGTTACTGTATTAACTGCGTTGGCATGAGTGACCGACGGACCTACTCTACTACATCGAATGTTAAAACTAGCCAGTAGCTTGTTACTATATTAACTGCGTTGGCATGAGTGACCGACGGACCTAAACTAACAAGTGTTTGGTTTGCCTCTGCTAAAATTTAGCCTctatcacatcgaatgtttgaaccttcgttcggggtattaaatgtagtcggattataaaactaatttctcagccgaagattaaaaagtgagacgaatctagtacagttggttgggtctatatttcatactcataTTTGAAAGTCAAACGattgatgtgacccgggctaaactttagtccacagaaccaaacaccctactactactacacgcATGTGACTGAGTGGAGTCAATAAATATAActgacatgcatgcatgcatgagcAGCACGTACATGCATGCATGTGTTTGTAAGGGCATACTATGAAAGCATGCATGTGCCGGTGCCGGCTTGCACTACATACAGCTATTTCGGCCTGTCTGGGATTAGCTTTTGCATTACAATTGCCTTGTGAACTGCAGCGCGCGGCCATTATTACTTATTTTATTTACCTGGTCTCGTTCTGGTCGTCGCAGCGGCAGCAATAACTACTCCCGCTACTACTATTATTTAGGACATGTTCGCTCCTTCGCGAATGAACACGGATTCATTTATAACtcatcaaaatttatataaattagagaagcaatccggtcagGAACTATTCCAAGACTCCAATCCGTGAAAACCGAACAGGTCCTTAGGGCATGTACAAACTGATACAGCATCGGTTTAGATTCAAGTGCAAGAAATGAAGAAACAACTAAGGTCTTGTTTGGTTAATCCAGTTACCCATAAATTGAATGAGattaaaaaaaattaaaaaaagtTTGACTTACTTAAAatttaaacccacccaatctcactcaatctacatgaattgagagctaaccgaacaagtcttaagaaATACAATCCTTAACCTCTAGTATAACACTGTCCGCGGGCATAAAGCTCGAGCTTGTCTCttatttgttttttaattaactcTCTAAAGACTCTTAAAATACCCACATTGCCTGCACATGCCCTAGCAGGCTAGCATGCAGCACTATATATGTATATAGAGTAGTAGCAGGGTTATTGAAAGTCTATCGGTCACCGCTGCAGTGCATGCATGCATCTATGAATAAATGGTAGTCTGACACAAGGGGCAGGCCCAGTTCTGCTGACTGCTTGCGTACGTGTACTACTACTGCCGCTGCGCTGGGGCTAGCTGTTTGACCACGGTCATTCCGCCGGGTAGCCTACGTACATAGGATTATCTTTTTTTATGGGTTTTTTAAACGGGTACACTCAATTTTGCTGTGTCTCATTTAACCATAGTCGTGTCTTTTCTCTTTTATTATTCATACCATCCGTGTAATATTGTGGGATCTTCCACATGTACGTATGTTTCCGGACGTACGATCGAATGCATGCAGGTGCACCCGGACACGTACGCGCTGGTGGTGAGCACGGAGAACATCACCCTCAACGCGTACATGGGCAACAACCGCCCCATGCTGGTGACCAACACGCTCTTCCGCGTGGGCGGCGCGGCCATCCTGCTCTCCAACCGCGGCGCCGACCGCCGGCGCGCCAAGTACCAGCTGATCCACACGGTGCGCACCCACCGCGGCGCGCACGACCAGAGCTTCGGCTGCGTGACGCAGGAGGAGGACGACGCGGGCTGCGTCGGCGTCTCGCTCTCCAAGGAGCTGATGGTGGTGGCCGGCGAGGCCCTGCGCACCAACATCACcacgctgggcccgctcgtcctGCCCATGTCCGAGCAGCTGCGCTTCCTCGCCACCGTCGTCCTCAACCGCGTCTTCCGCGCCAACGTGCGCGCCTACCTGCCCGACTTCAGGCTCGCCTTCGACCACTTCTGCATCCACGCCGGCGGCCGCGGCGTGCTGGACGAGCTGGAGCGCAGCCTCAAGCTCAGCGCCTGGCACATGGAGCCCTCGCGGATGACGCTCTGCCGCTTCGGCAACACCTCCAGCAGCTCGCTCTGGTACGAGCTCGCCTACTGCGAGGCCAAGGGCCGCATCCGGAAGGGCGACCGCGTCTGGCAGATCGCCTTCGGCTCCGGCTTCAAGTGCAACAGCGCCGTCTGGAAGGCGCTCCGCACGGTGGACGCCAGCGAGGAGGGCAACCCGTGGACGCCGGAGGTCCACGTGCTCCCCATCCACGTGCCCAGGGTGTCGCCCATCGACGAGACCGCATACACGTTCCCTGACGGCGCCACGTACAAGGTCTCTGTCTCCCATGCCTGAAATAATACATATTTACATGATTGATTTCTCATCATGTAACTTATAATCGAGAtaatgaagaagaagaagcaGCAGCTAGCAGCAGCGCCGTTAGTAGGAGTATTAGTTATTAGGGCTTGATTTGGTTACTCTGTTTGCCGTCATTTGCATCCACATTGCATTTGCATGTGGTGTACGTAGAGCTCTATGAACTCACGCGCCAAGAATTATTGATTTCCACGATTCATCTGCTTCTTGTCCTTTATTTGGTGAGCGTTAAGATTGGGAGATGCCTGCGCACATGCACTTGAAGGGCGTGTGGTCCGAGCTATTGCAGGGCCATCAAGGCAATACACACAGCTTGGCTTTTGTTCGACACATTTCACTTTGAAGCAAAAACCACATTGCTCACTAGAATGGGGCTTCGGTTTAACACCGGTTGATTAAAAATCGACTGGCGTCAGCAACAGGTTTAAATCTATATTATATCCATGCAAAAAATATTGGTGCCGGTTGTTGTTCCCAACCGGTACTAATATTTGGTACCAGTTCAATACAAGAATTGGTACCAACACATTTAGATCCTACCCAAAATACTGGTACTAAACTTTAAATCATTAGTACCGGTTGAAAACATCAATCGGTGTTAAAGATCCCGTAGCTGGCTCAAAATCTAGAGACACATTTAGTACCGTTTTTTTAAAGAACCGGTGCCGAAAAGTATTTTCATTTCCAAACAGCACAATTGGGATTCCCACCAAAATTAGATAAGCACTGATTC is a genomic window of Zea mays cultivar B73 chromosome 5, Zm-B73-REFERENCE-NAM-5.0, whole genome shotgun sequence containing:
- the LOC103626218 gene encoding probable 3-ketoacyl-CoA synthase 20 — its product is MVGSREQIGATTQAPNKVSMSRQVFHVLLLAAVVLLASLLSAKEKLLGLSPAAVAVACWAGAVAAWAYAVSRPRPVYLVDLSGYVGGPSHEASRAKTIAHFGRCGRFSDESMAFQKRMLERSGLGEQTHFPASLISVPVDMCLRTAREESHAVIFGVVDEVLRRARVAAADVGVLIFNSSLLSPTPSFTSLIANRYGMRRDVVSHNLSGMGCSAGIIAIDLAKRLLQVHPDTYALVVSTENITLNAYMGNNRPMLVTNTLFRVGGAAILLSNRGADRRRAKYQLIHTVRTHRGAHDQSFGCVTQEEDDAGCVGVSLSKELMVVAGEALRTNITTLGPLVLPMSEQLRFLATVVLNRVFRANVRAYLPDFRLAFDHFCIHAGGRGVLDELERSLKLSAWHMEPSRMTLCRFGNTSSSSLWYELAYCEAKGRIRKGDRVWQIAFGSGFKCNSAVWKALRTVDASEEGNPWTPEVHVLPIHVPRVSPIDETAYTFPDGATYKVSVSHA